Proteins found in one Candidatus Nanoarchaeia archaeon genomic segment:
- a CDS encoding tyrosine-type recombinase/integrase — protein MGYSEEEMQSLLQKLDEEIRLRKYSPRTGKSYGSIVGRYLKSGKEPREFLLGYADKSRSAIRNAYFSLQFFYQKVLRHEFPEHIPLAKHSGRKPVVLGKDEIQQMLSSTYNLKHRLLIASLYYSGMRLDEARNLKWEDIDRERKTIHLKVTKGSRDRILFLHPELERMILLFGSKSSGLVFSSSQGIYNARSIEQAVKNAARKAGIRKHVTPHTLRHSFATHLLEGGADLRVVQALLGHKSLATTQIYTHLMNRDLQKVSRLL, from the coding sequence ATGGGATATTCCGAAGAGGAGATGCAGAGCCTGCTTCAGAAGCTCGATGAAGAGATCAGGCTGAGAAAGTATTCACCGAGAACTGGAAAATCGTATGGCTCGATTGTTGGGAGATACCTGAAGTCAGGCAAGGAGCCAAGGGAGTTCCTGTTGGGGTATGCGGACAAGAGCAGGTCAGCCATCAGGAATGCCTATTTTAGCCTGCAGTTCTTCTATCAAAAGGTATTGCGCCATGAATTTCCTGAGCATATTCCATTGGCAAAGCACTCCGGAAGGAAGCCGGTTGTCCTGGGAAAAGACGAAATCCAGCAGATGCTGTCTTCAACCTATAACCTGAAGCACCGCCTGCTTATTGCATCCCTGTATTACAGCGGCATGAGGCTGGATGAAGCCAGGAATCTCAAGTGGGAGGACATTGACCGCGAGAGAAAGACCATTCACCTGAAAGTCACCAAAGGCTCCAGGGACAGGATTCTCTTCCTCCATCCGGAACTTGAAAGGATGATCCTGCTTTTTGGTTCGAAAAGCTCTGGCCTGGTTTTCTCTTCAAGCCAGGGCATCTACAACGCGAGAAGCATTGAGCAGGCAGTAAAAAACGCAGCAAGAAAAGCAGGGATCCGTAAGCACGTTACCCCGCACACACTGCGCCATAGCTTTGCAACGCATCTTCTTGAAGGAGGGGCTGACCTGAGGGTTGTCCAGGCATTGCTCGGCCATAAGAGCCTGGCCACTACCCAAATATACACTCATCTTATGAACAG